One part of the Cupriavidus oxalaticus genome encodes these proteins:
- the istA gene encoding IS21 family transposase: MPANRMTMRKIKEVLRLKWACGLSHRQIARATGVSVGAVSQYAAMAKAAGLDWPLADSLNEDTLEQRLFGAQKPANTPGGRVTPDFPHLHRELRRKGVTLQLLWEEYLEANPGVPIYQYTQFCCRYRDWAATLKRSMRQQHRAGEKLFTDFAGQMVPILDAEGGLAFEASIFVAVLGASNYTYACATRGQTTADWIGGMVCAMEFAGGVPELLVPDNPRALVARPDRYEPVLSRTAEDFVHHYGTAMLPARPRKPQDKAKVETGVLIVERWILARLRNHRFYSLGELNKAIKKLVADLNDRPFKKLPGTRREWFERLDRPVLRPLPPRRYEVATFKQCRVNVDYHVEIDGHYYSVPHALVRKAVEARVTRHTIEILYGGKRVALHARNTRKGSHSTVKEHMPVAHRAHLEWTPGRLLNWAASIGPSVAVIVQYQLTHKSHPEMGYRACLGLLSLAKKYGNDRLEAACARAVAIGSLTRKSVVSILENHLDRQATLPVSQTEWHSPMHDNVRGPDYYH; this comes from the coding sequence ATGCCGGCCAACCGGATGACCATGCGCAAGATCAAGGAAGTGCTTCGCCTGAAGTGGGCGTGTGGCCTTTCGCACCGGCAGATCGCTAGGGCGACGGGTGTGAGTGTTGGCGCCGTTTCGCAGTACGCGGCGATGGCGAAGGCAGCGGGGCTGGATTGGCCGCTGGCGGACAGCCTGAACGAGGATACGCTGGAGCAGCGGCTGTTCGGCGCGCAGAAGCCGGCCAACACCCCGGGCGGGCGGGTGACGCCGGACTTCCCCCATCTGCATCGCGAGCTGCGCCGCAAGGGCGTGACCCTGCAGTTGCTGTGGGAGGAATACCTGGAGGCGAATCCAGGGGTTCCCATTTACCAATACACGCAGTTTTGCTGCCGTTACCGGGACTGGGCAGCGACACTCAAGCGGTCCATGCGCCAGCAGCACCGCGCCGGCGAAAAGCTGTTCACCGACTTCGCCGGTCAGATGGTGCCGATTCTGGATGCAGAGGGCGGCCTTGCCTTCGAAGCCAGCATCTTCGTCGCCGTGCTTGGCGCGTCGAATTACACATACGCGTGCGCCACCCGGGGGCAGACCACCGCCGACTGGATCGGGGGAATGGTCTGCGCGATGGAATTCGCCGGCGGCGTGCCCGAGCTGCTTGTGCCGGACAACCCGCGCGCGCTGGTGGCTCGCCCTGACCGATACGAGCCAGTGCTGTCCCGAACTGCAGAAGACTTCGTTCATCACTACGGCACGGCCATGCTGCCGGCACGGCCGCGCAAACCGCAAGACAAGGCCAAGGTCGAGACCGGCGTGCTGATCGTCGAGCGGTGGATCCTGGCGCGGCTGCGCAACCACCGCTTTTACAGCTTGGGCGAGCTCAACAAGGCTATCAAGAAGCTCGTCGCCGACCTGAACGACCGACCGTTCAAGAAGCTGCCCGGCACGCGCCGGGAGTGGTTCGAGCGGTTGGACCGGCCAGTGCTGCGACCGCTGCCGCCGCGGCGCTACGAAGTTGCAACATTCAAGCAGTGCCGCGTCAACGTCGATTACCACGTCGAGATCGACGGCCACTACTACAGCGTGCCGCATGCCCTGGTGCGCAAGGCGGTGGAGGCCCGCGTGACCCGCCACACCATCGAGATCTTGTACGGTGGCAAGCGCGTGGCGCTGCACGCGCGCAATACCCGCAAGGGCAGCCACAGCACAGTCAAGGAACATATGCCGGTGGCGCACCGAGCCCACCTCGAATGGACGCCAGGCCGGCTGCTCAACTGGGCAGCCTCGATCGGGCCCAGCGTCGCCGTCATCGTCCAATACCAGCTCACCCACAAGAGCCATCCTGAGATGGGCTATCGCGCCTGCCTGGGTCTGCTAAGTCTGGCCAAGAAGTACGGCAACGACCGACTCGAAGCCGCTTGCGCCCGCGCCGTTGCCATTGGCTCGCTCACGCGTAAGTCGGTGGTCTCCATCCTTGAAAACCATCTGGACCGGCAAGCCACTCTGCCGGTATCCCAAACCGAGTGGCATTCCCCCATGCACGACAACGTGCGCGGACCCGACTACTACCATTAG